From the Paenibacillus tianjinensis genome, the window CGCGTTCACTGCAACGAAAGCTTCTACCCTGACATTAGTGTTTAACGCCGAAGGAACCCAGATAAAAGTGGACGGAACAAGCTATCCCATCACCAACCGTATTGCCACGGTATCTCTTGCGGCGGGTGCACATACCATTACGAAGGATAGCACTGCGAATCTGTATTACATTGAGTTGAAATAGTATGGCTGCGAGAATTTAGTGGCAATTGAAAGGCCATCGGCTAGTCAAAAGCAGAAAGCGACCTTTAGGGGTCGCTTTTCTCTATTTTCTAAATTAATTTCTTGTTGACTTAAACCATGATTTAAGTCGTATGCTATTTGTGTCGACAGTGATAGATCAGATTTGGAGGCCTTCAAAATGAAGTATGTTTCGATTGGTGAAGCTTCGGCCACTTATAAGATTCCGGAATCCACGTTAAGGTATTATGAGAAGCAAGGCTTGCTGCCGCTGATGGAGCGTGATGCCGCCGGCCGGCGGTTGTTCTCGGAAATGCAGATGGCGCTGCTGGAAACGGTGCTTCGTCTGAAGCAGACACATATGCCCATCCACGATATCAGGCAATATATCGCCTGGGTTATTGAAGGGGATAGCACCACCCGGCTCCGGCTGGACATGATGACGAAGCACAAGCAGGCGGTGCTGGATGAAATTGCGACCATGACAGACGCCCTGCAAGGCATTGATTATAAAATTAACCGGTATAACAAACGTTTACAGGACAAATAGAGGATAGAAAAGAGGAACACTCATGAAGCTGACAGGAAACACTATACTTATCACTGGCGGAAGTGCCGGAATCGGGCTGGCTTTTGCAGAGCGGTTTATCCGGGCGGGGAATCAGGTGATTGTCTGTGGACGGCGTGAAGAGGTACTTCAAAAGGCGAAGGAACAACTCCCCGGCCTGATTACCCGAGTGGTTGACTTAAATGTGGAGTCTGAACGCATAGCCTTGTTTGACTGGGTCACCGGGTTTTACCCGGATGTTAATGTGTTGGTGAACAATGCCGGGACTCAGCAAAGGTTCAATGTGCTAAAAGCCGATGCCAGAGACAATTGGAGCTACTTCAATCAGGAGATTACAACTAATCTTGACGCGCCTTTCCACCTCTCCCTGCTGTTTGCTCCGTTTTTGGCGAAAAAAGAGGCGGCTGCCATTATTAACGTGACCTCTGGTCTGGCCTTTACGCCGTTTGCCATCGCTCCGATCTATTCCGCAACCAAGGCGGCACTGCATTCGTTCACGATGAGCCTGCGGCACCAGTTGTCCGGGACATCGGTTGAAGTCATTGAGGTGGCTCCTCCGGCAGTCAATACCGACCTGGGCGGTGCAGGATTGCATACCCACGGGGAACCTCTGGATGCCTTCGCAGATGGGATCTTCAAAGGGTTGGAAGAGGGAAAACAGGAGATCGGTTACGGGACTTCGGTGGACCGCCTGCGCATGTCTAGAGATCAAGTGGACGAGTACACAGCAAATATGTATCAGGCTACGAAAAGTATGATTGAATAAGGTGAACAGACGGCTATACAGCAAAGGCAAGGCCCTCCGGCCCTGCCTTTTTATTTTGTACTATTATCTGCTTGCTTCACATATGTATCATTCCAAAGCTGGGCCTCGATATATCGGTTTTTGTGATCTAAATCTTTTAGGAAGGATGTGATATCGCTAGTCGTTTCATGGATGAACTGAAATAATGATTCTTTAGTAAAAGGGTTCATCCGGTCCGCGGAATCCATTATGGACATACTGTCGCCAAAGGTAAAGCTGATGTCGGCCGGGTCTATATCGTTCAACAGCAGCTTTGTTTGCAGCCCATGGTCGAACCACTGATGCAAATAGGTGCTTTCCCCCAGCACAAAATAAATCGGGTGTGCACTTTGCGGGTTCCCTCCTAAAGCTATAAATGAACTGTAGAGCCACTCTTCTGTGCGGATTCTTTTTTTGTAGTAACCGTCAAAGTCTTTGTCGCAAAACCGGCTAAATGAGGTGAATGAGCTGCCTGTATATTGTGAGAGTTCTTTTGCCAGCGAATAAGCATCGCTAACCGGAAGCTTGGTAAGGCTGTCTGCGGGGGAACATCTTTTATCGCAATAATTGGTTATGTACAGATTTTGGGACAACGCGCTCACTCCTAATCACATGTTATGCTGAGAGCCAACTGCATCATCTGATGGTTTTCCGTTTTCTTATCTTATTTAACTTTTATAAACAGTATAAGCGAGTTTCTCGTATAATGAAGTGAAATGTGCTTCTTTTGGAGTTGAGATTCAGAGGAGAAAGGCTGGAATCGGCATGGCAGCAAATTGGTGGCTTGCACTCATTATTATGGTTGTATTAAACGGAATATTGGTCTGGACTTTGTTTACAGGACTGGAGCCTATAAGCCGCAAGGCTAAAAAGTGGTTTTTTATCGTCGTGAATGGTATCGGGCTCATTCTGGCGGTTTCGCAATTTTTCTGGATGGATTTTTAGATGGAATTCGTTAAGCAAGACAGGTCAGCTGGTTCTTCGGAACGTGCTTCCTTGTCTTGCTTTTTTATTTATCATGGGTATATCGTATTTTGCCTAAGCAGGCGGGAAGTGCTATGGTTGAATTAACCTAGCTAAGGAGGTAATACAGATGAGCCAGAAGATTCCGGAGAAGAATTTGAACGATGGCCTGAAGGTGCCGGTTATAGGTTTTGGAACAGCTTTTATTAAGGGGGCAGAGGGAGTGAAGGTGCTCACTGCTGCCATTGATGCCGGGTACCGGCTGATTGATTCGGCGTTCAACTATGAGAATGAGGGCATGGTCGGACAAGCTGTCCGCCAGAGTGCGGTGCCGAGGGAAGAGCTACTGATTACTTCGAAACTGCCGGGCCGTCATCATGCCTATAAGGAAGCACTGGAGACGATAGAGGAATCATTATATAGAGGCGGCCTGGATTACTACGATCTGTATCTGATCCATTGGCCGAATCCTAAGACTGATAAGTATGTTGAAGCCTGGCAGGCGATGATCGAGGCGAAAAAGCGTGGCTATATCCGTTCCATCGGCGTCTGCAATTTCCTACCGGAGCATAATGAACGTATTATAAAAGAGACCGGGGTCGCCCCGAGCATCAACCAGGTGGAGCTGCATCCATTATTTAATCAGGAGCTGCAGCTTGCGAAGGATGCCGAACACGGCATTGTCACGGAATCCTGGAGTCCGCTGGGCCGCGGCCACAGCATGCTGGAGAATGAACAGATTGGCAGCATCGCTGCAGCTCATGGCAAATCACCGACACAAGCCATACTGCGCTGGCATATCCAGCTTGGCGCGATTCCTATCCCGAGAGCGAGTTCGCTTGCGCATCAGAAGGAGAACCTTGATATCTTTGATTTCGAGCTGTCAGAATCGGAGATGAAGGTAATCTCGGGACTTAGCAGGGAAGACGGCCGGCTGTGGGGGCAGGACCCGGCAACGTATGAAGAGATGTAAACAATAGAGTCAGCGGTACACCCAACACCCGGGAGGGTGTTTTTTTTATGTCTCTAACAGCGGGTGATGATCGGGGATTGCAAGAAAGTTGCTGATTCATGCAAGAAAACGAACAGATTCTGGTAACCGCAAGGTTTTGCTTATATTATGTGTCATGAGGGGGGAGACAACACGTGGAAATTATTTTTGAAGCGGATGGGAGCATAGGTCAAGGCATTGCAAAAGTGATCACCCATCCCGCGGAAACAGAACATTGGGGACAGATTAGGGAGGCCATACATCACTCCGGACACAAGCTTGTCGTCATCCATCCTAAAAACGACCGCAAGGTTCAGATTCTGCTCAGCTCCGTTGCTGTGATTGAATCCGAGGACCGGATGTGCAATGTACGTGTGATTACCGGTGAAAGATATCTGCTGAACAAGCGGTTGAAGGGGGTCGAGGACAGCCTGGAGTCGCCGCATTTTGTGAAAATCAATAATACTACGATCATTAACACCAGCTACATTAAGGAGTTTTCATCTACAGACAATGCACGGATCCAAGTAGTATTAACCGATGGTTCAGGCTATTTGGTCAGCCGCTTTTACATCAAAAACTTTAGGGGGAAGCTCTCATGATCAATCAATTAAAGCATTCGTTCTTTCAGGTATTTACAGTCACTTCATTATGGGTGACGCTGCTGTTAACTGTTTTTAACGGCGATGAGTTAATCAGCATGCAGTATTTGTGGCGGGTCGCGGGTATTGCAGTTATAGCGGCTGCGGTATTCGGGGTAATGTACGATGCGCTGTGGAATCATTTCACGTTCAGGCCGGTCTGGAACATTCTTATTTCGTCGATTCTCTCCATCACAGGCAGCACTGCGGCTGTCTGGCTATATTCAACCGAAATGTATGAGTTCATTCTCCCCTGGTGGCCCGGTATGCTGTTGTTGACAGTGGTGCTGCATACGATAGCTTTCTACTTTTATGCCAAAGCGGACAGCAGGAAGAAGGCGGAGGAGCTGAACCGGATTATAAAATAGGGTGAGGGGGCAGGGAGCAGCCTCCTCCAGCCGCAAGGACACTCCACTGGAGTGTCCTTTTACTGTAATTTCCGCGGGCGCCCGCTCTTCAGCCGCCGTGCAGTCTGCTCCTGCCTGGCAGGGAGCGCTGGCAGGGCGGGAGCGTTGCCGTTCATCTCCGGCAGCTGCTTCCAGTAGCGCTTCGGCATGAGGGATGCCCGCAGCCGGTCGTTCTTGCGCTCCTTGATTCCGATGGCGTTATAGAATCCTTGCCAGAGTCGGCGGTAGGCGGCTTCCGCTTCGTCCGGCTCGGGCGGAATCCATTCCTGCAGAGGGATGATGGCCTGCCGGCCGGGCTGGTGGAGGAGCGCCATCCCATGGGTCTTGTCGTAGATCATGAAGCTCTCATTCTGGAACCGGTCGCAGAAATGATCCTCAATGACGGGAAGGATATACCCCCGGGGTTCAATCACTGCCGCCATGACTGGACCATATACGCTGAACCGCACGAAGCCCAGATAATGATGCCCTTCCCGCCGGAGCTGCTGGACTGCCTTGTTCAGGGCGCTGACCGTATCGTCGGCCAGCATGTTCATGACCCGGCGGCCATGGGTAAAGCCGAGATACAGGAAGTTCAGCAGCAGCATTTCTTTATCCATGGCATTAGACCAGAAGCCGAGCCGCACCAGTTCCTCCGCCTCGGGAGAGATCTTCAGCGGGATGGAGCGCAGCACCCGGTCGGCTTTGACGCTGTCAGTTTCAATCCATTTGGACTCCAGCAGCAGCCCTTGCCCCTCTTCTAGAGAGTGGATGGCCAGCGGAGTTTCCTTCCACTCATAGCTCTCGAACACGCAGCAGAGCAGGCCCTCAAAGCTGCCGTCATAAGTATAGGCCAAGGCGGTTGTCTTGAACATGACGCCTAGACCCCTTTCCCGAAGGTGGCCGCTCTGCCTGCCTCCGGCAAGGCTGCCATATAGCTGTCGTCGAAGAAGGAGAGCTGCTCCACCTCCGGCTGCTGAAACTTGGCCAGCTCCTGCCCGGACATGAGCGAACGAAGCAGGGTATGCTCGCCCACCTTTAGCCCCTCCAGTGGTTTACCTTTGCAGGTAATGAAGAACTGGGCACGTTTGAGCACCACGCCGAGCTTCTTCAGTGCGTAGAAATCCAGGCTTCCGGCCCGGCGCGCCTTGAGAATCCGCTGGGCGCTTCTTACGCCGATGCCGGGCACGCGCAGCAGCGTCTCATAGGGAGCGCGGTTAATCTCCACCGGGAACTGCTCCCGGTGGTTGATGGCCCAGCTGCATTTCGGGTCCAGCAGCGGGTTGAAGTTGGGCGCGGCTTCATCCAGCAGCTCCTTAGCCTCAAAGCCGTAGAAACGCAGCAGCCAGTCCGCCTGATAGAGCCGGTGCTCCCGCAGCAGCGGCGGCTTCGTATCGAGTGCGGGCAGGAGCGAATCCTCGACCACGGGAGTATAGGCAGAGTAGAAAATACGCTTCAGCCCGTACTTCTTGTACAGGCCTTCCGTAAGGTTCAGAATCTGATAATCGGTATCCGGCGTGGCGCCGATAATCATCTGGGTGCTCTGCCCGGCAGGCGCGAAGCGGGGAGTGTGCTTGTATTTGACGAGATCCGAGCTGTTCTCGGTGATCTTATTTTTGATGAGGCCCATCGGCTTCAGTATGGATTGTTTGCTCTTGTCCGGAGCAAGCCGGTTGAGACTTTCCTGGGAGGGCAGCTCAATGTTGACGCTCATGCGGTCGGCAAGCAGGCCGAGCCGGGACAGCAGCACATCGTCAGCGCCGGGAATGGCTTTTACATGGATGTAACCTCTGAAATTGTATACGTTGCGCAGCAGCTCAAGGGCGGCAATCAGCTGCTCGGTGGTATAATCGGGACTCCGCATGATGCCGGAGCTGAGGAACAGGCCCTCTATGTAATTGCGGCGGTAGAACTGCATCGTAAGGTTGGCAATCTCCTCGGGTGTAAACGCAGCCCGCCGTGTAGGATTGGATTTGCGGTTCACGCAGTAGGCGCAGTCATAGATGCAGCCGTTAGTCATCAGTACCTTGAGCAGGGAAATGCAGCGTCCGTCTGCTGCGAAGCTGTGGCAGATGCCCATGCTGACCGCATTGCCGAGGCTTCCGGGCTGTCCCGAACGGCTTGCCCCGCTTGAGGTGCAGGCTACATCATATTTGGCCGAAGCTGTTAAAATTTCAAGTTTCTCCATCATATCCACGGAAACACACTCCTCATTAGGAGTAGTATATATCGAACAAATGTTCCTGTCAAAGTCATTCAGAGGCTTTGACAGGCACTTGCATCCTCTATCACGGGATATTAAGCATAGGCGCGGACTTCAATAATCTCTGCATAAGGGGAACCATTAGTTGCTGTAACGACTACCCTGACAGCCCGGGTCTCAAGCGGGGATTCCAGCAGATGAACCCGTTTCCGCTTCCGGTTGTTCTGCTCACTAAGCACGGTCACCCAGGTTCCCGTATCATCCAGCCCTTCGAGACGATAGCTGCGGACCAGTTCGGGAATCACTTCGAAAGGCGTCCGGTGATGATGCAGATTGATCAGATCCTCATTCACATCATCATTAAATATAAGCTGGATCTCCCGGATCTGCCGCTTCTCCGTCCATTCCAGGGCAAGCCAGGGCTCAGTATCCTGTTCAAGAGATTCCGAGAGCCAGAGATGCGGTCCGCCATACGGCCGCCGGTATCCGTCTATTACATGCTCCGGCCGGTAGGCGCTTGTAGGGAAGGAGGTACGCAGGCAAAAGACCTTGCGGACCAGGCGTTTGGTGCTCCATTCCACCACAGGCTGGCTGCTGTCGTGGTCTTCCAAATCCTTGGAGACCCCGGGAGCTGCCCCCCGCTCCAAGGCTAGCAGTCCGCTCAGCGGCTGACCGGTAAGATACAGCTGGATGGCAGGATTCCGGCGCACAATGACAAAGGCGTTTTGGGCTTCCGCCGGTATCCAGTCTAGGCTGACTGATACCCACTGTTTGTCCCCTGTACCTACAGATACTTCAGTCTCATATTCCAGCATAGCGGGCACGTAATTTTCCGGGCGGCCGGTGCTCCAGAGTTCAACCTTCAGCATCGTATCCTGTGCCGCATCCAGCAGCCATTCTATGGTACCG encodes:
- a CDS encoding SDR family oxidoreductase, with amino-acid sequence MKLTGNTILITGGSAGIGLAFAERFIRAGNQVIVCGRREEVLQKAKEQLPGLITRVVDLNVESERIALFDWVTGFYPDVNVLVNNAGTQQRFNVLKADARDNWSYFNQEITTNLDAPFHLSLLFAPFLAKKEAAAIINVTSGLAFTPFAIAPIYSATKAALHSFTMSLRHQLSGTSVEVIEVAPPAVNTDLGGAGLHTHGEPLDAFADGIFKGLEEGKQEIGYGTSVDRLRMSRDQVDEYTANMYQATKSMIE
- a CDS encoding TIGR03915 family putative DNA repair protein — encoded protein: MFKTTALAYTYDGSFEGLLCCVFESYEWKETPLAIHSLEEGQGLLLESKWIETDSVKADRVLRSIPLKISPEAEELVRLGFWSNAMDKEMLLLNFLYLGFTHGRRVMNMLADDTVSALNKAVQQLRREGHHYLGFVRFSVYGPVMAAVIEPRGYILPVIEDHFCDRFQNESFMIYDKTHGMALLHQPGRQAIIPLQEWIPPEPDEAEAAYRRLWQGFYNAIGIKERKNDRLRASLMPKRYWKQLPEMNGNAPALPALPARQEQTARRLKSGRPRKLQ
- a CDS encoding putative DNA modification/repair radical SAM protein yields the protein MMEKLEILTASAKYDVACTSSGASRSGQPGSLGNAVSMGICHSFAADGRCISLLKVLMTNGCIYDCAYCVNRKSNPTRRAAFTPEEIANLTMQFYRRNYIEGLFLSSGIMRSPDYTTEQLIAALELLRNVYNFRGYIHVKAIPGADDVLLSRLGLLADRMSVNIELPSQESLNRLAPDKSKQSILKPMGLIKNKITENSSDLVKYKHTPRFAPAGQSTQMIIGATPDTDYQILNLTEGLYKKYGLKRIFYSAYTPVVEDSLLPALDTKPPLLREHRLYQADWLLRFYGFEAKELLDEAAPNFNPLLDPKCSWAINHREQFPVEINRAPYETLLRVPGIGVRSAQRILKARRAGSLDFYALKKLGVVLKRAQFFITCKGKPLEGLKVGEHTLLRSLMSGQELAKFQQPEVEQLSFFDDSYMAALPEAGRAATFGKGV
- a CDS encoding LytTR family DNA-binding domain-containing protein, coding for MEIIFEADGSIGQGIAKVITHPAETEHWGQIREAIHHSGHKLVVIHPKNDRKVQILLSSVAVIESEDRMCNVRVITGERYLLNKRLKGVEDSLESPHFVKINNTTIINTSYIKEFSSTDNARIQVVLTDGSGYLVSRFYIKNFRGKLS
- a CDS encoding aldo/keto reductase, with protein sequence MSQKIPEKNLNDGLKVPVIGFGTAFIKGAEGVKVLTAAIDAGYRLIDSAFNYENEGMVGQAVRQSAVPREELLITSKLPGRHHAYKEALETIEESLYRGGLDYYDLYLIHWPNPKTDKYVEAWQAMIEAKKRGYIRSIGVCNFLPEHNERIIKETGVAPSINQVELHPLFNQELQLAKDAEHGIVTESWSPLGRGHSMLENEQIGSIAAAHGKSPTQAILRWHIQLGAIPIPRASSLAHQKENLDIFDFELSESEMKVISGLSREDGRLWGQDPATYEEM
- a CDS encoding MerR family transcriptional regulator — its product is MKYVSIGEASATYKIPESTLRYYEKQGLLPLMERDAAGRRLFSEMQMALLETVLRLKQTHMPIHDIRQYIAWVIEGDSTTRLRLDMMTKHKQAVLDEIATMTDALQGIDYKINRYNKRLQDK